In one Kitasatospora cineracea genomic region, the following are encoded:
- a CDS encoding PaaI family thioesterase produces MTDSAPVLKVPQDVLDHFAKLGVSPSTFSGGHLGEKLGITVVEASPDRVVGTMPVEGNQQPYGLLHGGASAALAETVGSIGAMLHAGPGRYAVGVDLNATHHRSATSGLVTGVATAVFKGRTAATYEIAVTDDTGRRITSCRLTCMLRDL; encoded by the coding sequence ATGACCGACTCGGCGCCCGTACTGAAAGTGCCCCAGGACGTGCTGGACCACTTCGCCAAGCTGGGGGTGAGCCCGAGCACCTTCTCCGGCGGGCACCTGGGCGAGAAGCTGGGCATCACCGTCGTCGAGGCGTCCCCGGACCGGGTGGTGGGCACGATGCCGGTCGAGGGCAACCAGCAGCCGTACGGGCTGCTGCACGGCGGGGCGTCGGCGGCGCTGGCCGAGACGGTGGGCTCGATCGGCGCGATGCTGCACGCCGGTCCGGGCCGCTACGCGGTGGGCGTGGACCTGAACGCGACGCACCACCGGTCGGCCACCTCGGGCCTGGTGACGGGCGTGGCGACGGCGGTGTTCAAGGGCCGCACCGCGGCGACGTACGAGATCGCGGTGACGGACGACACCGGCCGCCGGATCACCTCCTGCCGGCTGACCTGCATGCTGCGCGACCTCTAG
- the polA gene encoding DNA polymerase I, with protein sequence MATQGAGKSAAERPRLMLLDGHSMAYRAFFALPVENFSTATGQHTNAVYGFASMLANTVRDERPTHLAVAFDLSRQTFRSAEYPEYKANRSATPDEFRSQIPLIGELLDAMRVPRITAENFEADDVIATLATAAAAEGFEVLVVTGDRDSLQLVNEHVTVLYPTKGVSELTRYTPEKVAEKYGVRPDQYPDLAALRGDPSDNLPGIPGVGEKTAAKWVNQFGSFEELVNRADEVKGKVGEKLREHLDSVKRNRFLTELVRDVELPLGIAELARAPFDKDEVARLMEALEFRNPNFRDRVAGIDPAGAESAAAVEVPAGPAVDGDLLTVPGALAAWLEEHTGEAGRTALAADYSWALGTGKVEQVALATGTAAAWFDPAALGEEDDRAFTAWLADPKRPKALHIAKQVMRAFAEQGWQFAGVTADTALAAYLEKPGRRAFTLDVLAEEYLGRSLAPAAETETGQLSFDSDEPDPTAGAQALMTRARAVHDLAGLFDTRLAEVGAVELFHDMELPIAELLARMERHGIAADREWLQGLESQFAAEIQRCVEEAHAAAGREFNLGSPKQLQEVLFGDLGLPRTKKIKTGYTTDADALTWLATQTTNELPVILLRHRDQAKLRTTVEGLLKTVSPQGRIHTTFNQMVAATGRLSSQDPNLQNIPVRTEEGRAIRRAFVVGAGYETLLTADYSQIELRIMAHLSEDEALIEAFASGEDLHTTVASQVFSVAPADVDAEMRRKIKAMSYGLAYGLSAYGLSQQLGIKPAEAQGLMDTYFERFGGVRDYLHDVVEEARAVGYTETLLGRRRYLPDLTSDNRQRREMAERMALNAPIQGTAADIVKIAMLRVDEALRAAGLTTRMLLQVHDEIVLEVAPGEREQVEALVREQMAGAYPLRAPLDVSVGAGPNWEAAAH encoded by the coding sequence GTGGCGACACAGGGTGCGGGCAAGAGTGCGGCCGAACGGCCCCGGCTGATGCTGCTGGACGGGCATTCGATGGCCTACCGGGCCTTCTTCGCCCTGCCGGTGGAGAACTTCTCCACCGCCACCGGACAGCACACCAACGCGGTCTACGGCTTCGCCTCGATGCTGGCCAACACCGTCCGCGACGAGCGGCCCACCCACCTCGCGGTCGCCTTCGACCTCTCCCGGCAGACCTTCCGGTCCGCCGAGTACCCCGAGTACAAGGCCAACCGCTCGGCCACGCCGGACGAGTTCCGCAGCCAGATCCCGCTGATCGGCGAACTCCTGGACGCCATGCGGGTGCCCCGGATCACCGCCGAGAACTTCGAGGCCGACGACGTCATCGCCACCCTGGCCACCGCCGCCGCGGCCGAGGGCTTCGAGGTGCTGGTCGTCACCGGCGACCGGGACTCCCTCCAGCTCGTCAACGAGCACGTCACCGTGCTGTACCCCACCAAGGGCGTCTCCGAGCTGACGCGCTACACCCCCGAGAAGGTCGCCGAGAAGTACGGCGTCCGCCCCGACCAGTACCCGGACCTGGCCGCCCTGCGCGGCGACCCGTCGGACAACCTGCCCGGCATCCCCGGCGTCGGCGAGAAGACCGCCGCGAAGTGGGTCAACCAGTTCGGCTCCTTCGAGGAACTGGTCAACCGGGCCGACGAGGTCAAGGGCAAGGTCGGCGAGAAGCTCCGCGAGCACCTCGACTCCGTCAAGCGCAACCGCTTCCTCACCGAGCTCGTCCGGGACGTCGAACTCCCCCTCGGCATCGCCGAGCTGGCCCGCGCCCCGTTCGACAAGGACGAGGTCGCCCGGCTGATGGAGGCGCTCGAGTTCCGCAACCCCAACTTCCGCGACCGGGTGGCCGGCATCGACCCGGCCGGCGCCGAGTCCGCCGCCGCCGTCGAGGTCCCGGCCGGCCCCGCCGTCGACGGCGACCTGCTCACCGTCCCCGGCGCGCTCGCCGCCTGGCTGGAGGAGCACACCGGCGAGGCCGGGCGCACCGCGCTCGCCGCCGACTACAGCTGGGCGCTGGGCACCGGCAAGGTCGAGCAGGTCGCCCTCGCCACCGGCACCGCCGCCGCCTGGTTCGACCCGGCCGCGCTCGGCGAGGAGGACGACCGCGCCTTCACCGCCTGGCTCGCCGACCCCAAGCGCCCCAAGGCCCTGCACATCGCCAAGCAGGTCATGCGGGCCTTCGCCGAGCAGGGCTGGCAGTTCGCCGGCGTCACCGCCGACACCGCGCTCGCCGCCTACCTGGAGAAGCCCGGCCGCCGCGCCTTCACCCTCGACGTCCTCGCCGAGGAGTACCTCGGCCGCTCGCTCGCCCCCGCTGCCGAGACCGAGACCGGCCAGCTCAGCTTCGACTCCGACGAGCCCGACCCGACGGCCGGCGCCCAGGCCCTGATGACCCGGGCCCGCGCCGTCCACGACCTCGCCGGCCTGTTCGACACCCGGCTCGCCGAGGTCGGCGCGGTCGAGCTGTTCCACGACATGGAACTGCCGATCGCCGAACTCCTGGCCCGGATGGAGCGCCACGGCATCGCCGCCGACCGCGAGTGGCTGCAGGGCCTGGAGTCGCAGTTCGCGGCCGAGATCCAGCGCTGCGTCGAGGAGGCGCACGCCGCCGCCGGCCGCGAGTTCAACCTCGGCTCGCCCAAGCAGCTCCAGGAGGTCCTGTTCGGCGACCTCGGCCTGCCCAGGACCAAGAAGATCAAGACCGGGTACACCACCGACGCCGACGCCCTCACCTGGCTCGCCACCCAGACCACCAACGAGCTCCCGGTCATCCTGCTCCGCCACCGCGACCAGGCCAAGCTCCGCACCACCGTCGAGGGCCTGCTCAAGACCGTCTCCCCGCAGGGCCGGATCCACACCACCTTCAACCAGATGGTCGCCGCCACCGGCCGGCTCTCCTCCCAGGACCCGAACCTGCAGAACATCCCGGTCCGCACCGAGGAGGGCCGCGCCATCCGCCGCGCCTTCGTGGTCGGCGCGGGCTACGAGACGCTGCTCACCGCCGACTACTCGCAGATCGAACTGCGCATCATGGCCCACCTCTCCGAGGACGAGGCCCTGATCGAGGCCTTCGCCAGCGGCGAGGACCTGCACACCACCGTCGCCTCCCAGGTCTTCTCGGTCGCCCCGGCGGACGTCGACGCCGAGATGCGCCGCAAGATCAAGGCCATGTCGTACGGCCTCGCCTACGGCCTGTCCGCGTACGGCCTCTCCCAGCAGCTCGGCATCAAGCCCGCCGAGGCCCAGGGCCTGATGGACACCTACTTCGAGCGCTTCGGCGGCGTCCGCGACTACCTGCACGACGTCGTCGAGGAGGCCCGCGCCGTCGGCTACACCGAGACGCTGCTCGGCCGCCGCCGCTACCTGCCCGACCTCACCAGCGACAACCGGCAGCGCCGCGAGATGGCCGAGCGGATGGCCCTCAACGCCCCGATCCAGGGCACCGCCGCCGACATCGTCAAGATCGCCATGCTCCGGGTCGACGAGGCCCTGCGCGCCGCGGGCCTCACCACCCGGATGCTGCTCCAGGTGCACGACGAGATCGTCCTGGAGGTCGCCCCCGGCGAGCGCGAGCAGGTCGAGGCCCTGGTCCGCGAGCAGATGGCCGGCGCGTACCCGCTGCGCGCCCCGCTCGACGTCTCGGTCGGCGCCGGCCCGAACTGGGAGGCCGCGGCGCACTGA
- a CDS encoding GNAT family N-acetyltransferase: MPTFSDKPTLLGEKVLLRPVRPQEDLPMLRVMINDPDVLRYTSDAYTPVAPEWDEAMERRVVDWYTTRNEQPDRLDLIVVDRATGRGVGEVVLNEWDEPNRACNLRIAIGPDGRDRGLGTEAVRLLTDHALRTLGLNRVSLSVYAFNARGQRAYEKAGFKVEGVRRQVLRYADEWIDDIDMAALADDWT, from the coding sequence ATGCCCACCTTCTCCGACAAGCCCACCCTGCTGGGCGAGAAGGTCCTCCTGCGGCCCGTGCGGCCGCAGGAGGACCTCCCCATGCTCCGCGTCATGATCAACGACCCGGACGTGCTCCGCTACACCTCCGACGCGTACACCCCCGTCGCCCCCGAGTGGGACGAGGCGATGGAGCGCCGCGTCGTCGACTGGTACACCACCCGCAACGAGCAGCCCGACCGCCTCGACCTGATCGTCGTCGACCGGGCCACCGGCCGCGGCGTCGGCGAAGTCGTCCTCAACGAGTGGGACGAACCCAACCGCGCCTGCAACCTCCGCATCGCCATCGGCCCCGACGGCCGCGACCGCGGCCTCGGCACCGAAGCCGTCCGCCTCCTCACCGACCACGCCCTCCGCACCCTCGGCCTCAACCGCGTCTCGCTCTCCGTCTACGCCTTCAACGCCCGCGGCCAACGCGCCTACGAGAAGGCCGGCTTCAAGGTCGAGGGCGTCCGCCGCCAGGTGCTGCGCTACGCCGACGAGTGGATCGACGACATCGACATGGCCGCCCTCGCCGACGACTGGACCTGA
- the hrpB gene encoding ATP-dependent helicase HrpB — MRPGGLGLPVAAVLPELAAALDGSGAAVLSAPPGTGKTTLVPLALAGLLGGAPRRVLVAEPRRLAVRAAARRMAWLLEEPVGATVGFTVRGERRAGPGTRVEVVTTGVLLQRLQRDPELPGVDAVVLDECHERHLDADTALAFLLDVRAALRPELRLLLASATADTAAWAELLGGAPVVAAAGVSHPVETVWAPPPSAVRPPHGTKVDPALLAHVAATVRRALAERDGDVLCFLPGVGEIARVAGQLSPDGVEVLPLHGQAPQAVQDAALAAGERRRVVLATSVAESSLTVPGVRVVVDSGLTREPRTDHARGLSALVTVRTSLAAARQRAGRAGREAPGTVYRCWAEAEDARAARFPTPEIALADLTSFALQAACWGDPDAAGLTLPDPPPAGAMAAARDVLRALAAVDEAGRPTDRGRAIARTGLHPRLARALLDGAPAVGPRRAAELVALLSEEPPRALGDDLAEIHRTVRRSPADPYARRWKDEARRLERALPSGSDEGAGSGSSGPSDAVAAGLVVGLAYPERVARAREGGDGAYLMASGTAAQLPPGTRLPAGGWLAVAVADRPAGSPSARVLRAVAVDEATARRAAGPLLTAREEVHWSARQREVTSRRVEALGAIELAAAPLAAPDPALLRAALLDGLEREGVSALLTWPPAASGLRERLAFLHRTVGDPWPDVDDPALLAAADRWLEPELSRARRRADLERIDTAAALPRLLPWASGQAGRLDELAPERITVPSGSRIRVDYASDPERPVLAVKLQELFGWSAAPALAGGRVPLTVHLLSPAGRPAAVTGDLAAFWHTGYPAVRADLRGRYPRHPWPEDPTTAEPTRRANPRR, encoded by the coding sequence GTGCGTCCCGGGGGGCTCGGACTGCCGGTCGCCGCGGTGCTCCCCGAGCTGGCCGCGGCGCTGGACGGCAGCGGCGCGGCGGTGCTGTCCGCGCCGCCCGGCACCGGCAAGACCACCCTGGTGCCGCTGGCCCTGGCCGGGCTGCTCGGCGGCGCGCCCCGCCGGGTGCTGGTCGCCGAACCGCGCCGGCTCGCGGTGCGGGCGGCGGCCCGGCGGATGGCCTGGCTGCTGGAGGAGCCGGTCGGCGCCACGGTCGGGTTCACGGTGCGCGGCGAGCGGAGGGCCGGGCCCGGCACCCGGGTCGAGGTGGTCACCACCGGCGTCCTGCTGCAGCGCCTGCAGCGCGACCCCGAACTGCCGGGCGTGGACGCGGTGGTGCTCGACGAGTGCCACGAGCGGCACCTGGACGCCGACACCGCGCTGGCCTTCCTGCTGGACGTCCGGGCCGCGCTCCGCCCCGAACTGCGGCTGCTGCTGGCCTCGGCGACCGCCGACACCGCGGCCTGGGCCGAACTGCTGGGCGGCGCACCGGTGGTGGCCGCCGCGGGCGTCTCGCACCCGGTGGAGACGGTGTGGGCGCCGCCGCCGTCGGCCGTCCGCCCGCCGCACGGCACGAAGGTCGACCCGGCGCTGCTGGCGCACGTCGCGGCGACGGTCCGCCGGGCGCTGGCCGAGCGGGACGGCGACGTGCTGTGCTTCCTGCCCGGTGTCGGCGAGATCGCCCGGGTGGCCGGGCAGTTGTCCCCGGACGGGGTCGAGGTGCTGCCACTGCACGGGCAGGCGCCGCAGGCCGTGCAGGACGCGGCGCTGGCCGCCGGGGAGCGGCGGCGGGTGGTGCTGGCCACCTCGGTCGCCGAGTCCTCGCTGACCGTGCCGGGCGTGCGGGTGGTGGTCGACTCCGGGCTGACCAGGGAACCGCGCACCGACCACGCCCGCGGCCTGTCCGCGCTGGTCACCGTCCGCACCTCGCTGGCCGCCGCCCGGCAGCGGGCCGGCCGGGCCGGGCGCGAGGCCCCCGGCACCGTCTACCGGTGCTGGGCCGAGGCCGAGGACGCCCGCGCCGCCCGCTTCCCCACCCCCGAGATCGCGCTCGCCGACCTCACCTCCTTCGCCCTGCAGGCCGCCTGCTGGGGCGACCCCGACGCCGCCGGCCTCACCCTGCCCGACCCGCCGCCGGCCGGGGCGATGGCCGCCGCCCGCGACGTGCTGCGCGCCCTGGCCGCCGTCGACGAGGCGGGCCGCCCCACCGACCGCGGCCGCGCCATCGCCCGCACCGGCCTGCACCCCCGCCTGGCCCGCGCGCTGCTCGACGGCGCCCCCGCGGTCGGGCCGCGCCGCGCCGCCGAACTCGTCGCCCTGCTCTCCGAGGAGCCGCCGCGCGCCCTCGGCGACGACCTGGCCGAGATCCACCGCACCGTCCGCCGCTCCCCCGCCGACCCGTACGCCCGCCGCTGGAAGGACGAGGCCCGCCGCCTCGAACGCGCGCTGCCCTCCGGGTCCGACGAGGGGGCCGGCAGCGGGTCCTCCGGGCCGTCCGACGCCGTCGCGGCCGGGCTGGTGGTCGGGCTGGCGTACCCGGAGCGGGTGGCGCGGGCCCGGGAGGGCGGGGACGGCGCGTACCTGATGGCGTCCGGGACGGCCGCCCAGCTGCCGCCGGGGACGCGGCTGCCGGCCGGCGGGTGGCTGGCCGTCGCGGTTGCCGACCGGCCCGCCGGGTCGCCGTCCGCGCGGGTGCTGCGGGCGGTCGCGGTGGACGAGGCGACCGCCCGGCGGGCGGCCGGGCCGCTGCTGACCGCCCGCGAGGAGGTGCACTGGTCGGCCCGGCAGCGCGAGGTGACCTCCCGCCGGGTGGAGGCGCTGGGGGCGATCGAACTGGCCGCCGCCCCGCTCGCCGCCCCCGACCCGGCGCTGCTGCGGGCCGCGCTGCTGGACGGCCTCGAACGGGAGGGCGTCTCGGCGCTGCTGACCTGGCCGCCCGCCGCGAGCGGGCTGCGCGAACGGCTCGCCTTCCTGCACCGGACGGTCGGCGACCCGTGGCCGGACGTCGACGACCCCGCGCTGCTGGCCGCCGCCGACCGGTGGCTGGAACCCGAGCTCTCCCGGGCCCGCCGCCGCGCCGACCTCGAACGGATCGACACCGCCGCCGCCCTGCCGCGCCTGCTGCCCTGGGCGAGCGGCCAGGCCGGACGGCTGGACGAGCTCGCCCCGGAGCGGATCACCGTCCCCAGCGGCAGCCGGATCCGGGTCGACTACGCGAGCGACCCCGAGCGGCCGGTCCTCGCCGTCAAGCTCCAGGAGCTGTTCGGCTGGTCCGCCGCCCCCGCCCTGGCCGGCGGCCGCGTCCCGCTCACCGTCCACCTGCTCTCCCCCGCCGGCCGCCCGGCCGCCGTCACCGGCGACCTGGCCGCCTTCTGGCACACCGGCTACCCCGCCGTCCGGGCCGACCTCCGCGGCCGCTACCCCCGCCACCCCTGGCCCGAGGACCCCACCACGGCGGAACCCACCCGCCGGGCCAACCCGCGCAGGTGA
- a CDS encoding class I SAM-dependent methyltransferase — protein MTHSTAPGPDEPRDDEPGGYDPSGYDVPSVPQSADGEEDGDEALRREAGEQESSRASRHWWDRNADDYQDEHGEFLGDDRFTWCPEGVDEAEARLLGDPAELEGADVLEIGSGAAQCSRWLAARGARPVALDISYRQLQHSRRIDLGRGLEPVAVVQADASALPFADGSFDHACSAYGAVPFSADTGRLMREVHRVLRPGGRWVFSVTHPIRWAFPDEPGVEGLTATSSYFDRTPYVEQDEQGVATYVEHHRTLGDRVRELVAAGFALLDLVEPEWPEGLEQEWGGWSPLRGEHIPGTAIFVARRNG, from the coding sequence ATGACCCACTCCACCGCCCCCGGTCCCGACGAGCCCCGCGACGACGAGCCCGGCGGGTACGACCCGTCCGGCTACGACGTGCCCTCCGTTCCGCAGTCGGCGGACGGGGAGGAGGACGGCGACGAGGCGCTGCGGCGGGAGGCCGGGGAGCAGGAGTCGAGCCGGGCCAGCCGGCACTGGTGGGACCGGAACGCGGACGACTACCAGGACGAGCACGGGGAGTTCCTCGGCGACGACCGGTTCACCTGGTGCCCCGAGGGCGTGGACGAGGCCGAGGCGCGGCTGCTCGGCGACCCGGCCGAACTCGAGGGCGCGGACGTGCTGGAGATCGGCTCGGGCGCCGCCCAGTGCTCGCGCTGGCTGGCCGCCCGGGGCGCGCGCCCGGTCGCACTGGACATCTCCTACCGGCAGTTGCAGCACTCGCGCCGGATCGACCTCGGCCGCGGGCTGGAGCCCGTCGCCGTGGTGCAGGCCGACGCCTCGGCGCTGCCGTTCGCGGACGGCTCGTTCGACCACGCGTGCTCGGCGTACGGCGCGGTGCCGTTCAGCGCCGACACCGGGCGGCTGATGCGCGAGGTGCACCGGGTGCTGCGGCCGGGCGGGCGGTGGGTGTTCTCGGTGACGCACCCGATCCGCTGGGCGTTCCCGGACGAGCCGGGGGTGGAGGGGCTGACCGCCACCTCCTCGTACTTCGACCGCACCCCGTACGTCGAGCAGGACGAGCAGGGCGTCGCCACCTACGTCGAGCACCACCGGACGCTGGGCGACCGGGTGCGGGAGCTGGTCGCGGCCGGGTTCGCGCTGCTGGACCTGGTCGAGCCGGAGTGGCCGGAGGGGTTGGAGCAGGAGTGGGGCGGCTGGAGCCCGCTGCGCGGCGAGCACATCCCCGGCACGGCGATCTTCGTCGCCCGCCGGAACGGCTGA
- the rpsA gene encoding 30S ribosomal protein S1, producing MTSPTDTSVSTTPQVAVNDIGDADAFLAAIDETIKYFNDGDIVEGIIVKVDRDEVLLDIGYKTEGVIPSRELSIKHDVDPHEVVKVGDEIEALVLQKEDKEGRLILSKKRAQYERAWGTIEKIKEEDGIVTGTVIEVVKGGLILDIGLRGFLPASLVEMRRVRDLQPYVGKELEAKIIELDKNRNNVVLSRRAWLEQTQSEVRQTFLTTLQKGQVRSGVVSSIVNFGAFVDLGGVDGLVHVSELSWKHIDHPNEVVEVGQEVTVEVLDVDMDRERVSLSLKATQEDPWQQFARTHQISQVVPGKVTKLVPFGAFVRVDEGIEGLVHISELAERHVEIPEQVVQVGDEIFVKVIDIDLERRRISLSLKQANESLGADPASVEFDPTLYGMAASYDDQGNYIYPEGFDPEANDWLPGFEKQREEWERQYAEAQSRFEQHQAQVIKSREADAAAAAEAGEEAPVSGGGSYSSSSDEGSGALASDEALAALREKLAGGQS from the coding sequence ATGACGAGCCCCACCGACACCTCTGTCAGCACCACCCCGCAGGTCGCGGTCAACGACATCGGCGACGCGGACGCGTTCCTCGCCGCGATCGACGAGACCATCAAGTACTTCAACGATGGCGACATCGTCGAGGGCATCATCGTGAAGGTCGACCGTGACGAGGTGCTCCTCGACATCGGTTACAAGACCGAGGGTGTCATCCCCTCCCGCGAGCTCTCGATCAAGCACGACGTTGACCCGCACGAGGTCGTCAAGGTCGGCGACGAGATCGAGGCCCTGGTTCTCCAGAAGGAGGACAAGGAGGGTCGCCTCATCCTGTCCAAGAAGCGTGCGCAGTACGAGCGCGCCTGGGGCACGATCGAGAAGATCAAGGAAGAGGACGGCATCGTCACCGGTACCGTCATCGAGGTCGTCAAGGGTGGTCTCATCCTCGACATCGGCCTCCGCGGCTTCCTCCCGGCCTCGCTGGTCGAGATGCGCCGCGTCCGCGACCTCCAGCCCTACGTGGGCAAGGAGCTCGAGGCGAAGATCATCGAGCTGGACAAGAACCGCAACAACGTGGTCCTGTCCCGCCGCGCCTGGCTGGAGCAGACCCAGAGCGAGGTCCGCCAGACCTTCCTCACCACCCTGCAGAAGGGCCAGGTGCGCTCCGGCGTCGTCTCCTCGATCGTCAACTTCGGTGCGTTCGTCGACCTCGGCGGCGTCGACGGTCTGGTGCACGTCTCCGAGCTGTCCTGGAAGCACATCGACCACCCGAACGAGGTTGTCGAGGTCGGCCAGGAGGTCACCGTCGAGGTTCTCGACGTGGACATGGACCGCGAGCGCGTCTCCCTGTCGCTGAAGGCGACCCAGGAGGACCCGTGGCAGCAGTTCGCCCGGACCCACCAGATCTCGCAGGTCGTCCCGGGTAAGGTCACCAAGCTGGTTCCGTTCGGTGCGTTCGTCCGCGTGGACGAGGGCATCGAGGGCCTGGTCCACATCTCCGAGCTGGCCGAGCGCCACGTCGAGATCCCGGAGCAGGTCGTCCAGGTCGGCGACGAGATCTTCGTCAAGGTCATCGACATCGACCTCGAGCGCCGCCGCATCAGCCTCTCGCTGAAGCAGGCCAACGAGTCCCTCGGTGCCGACCCGGCGTCGGTCGAGTTCGACCCGACCCTGTACGGCATGGCCGCGTCCTACGACGACCAGGGCAACTACATCTACCCGGAGGGCTTCGACCCCGAGGCGAACGACTGGCTGCCCGGCTTCGAGAAGCAGCGCGAGGAGTGGGAGCGGCAGTACGCCGAGGCCCAGTCCCGCTTCGAGCAGCACCAGGCCCAGGTCATCAAGTCCCGCGAGGCCGACGCCGCCGCTGCGGCCGAGGCCGGCGAGGAGGCCCCGGTGTCCGGTGGCGGCTCGTACTCCTCCAGCAGCGACGAGGGCTCCGGCGCGCTCGCCTCGGACGAGGCCCTGGCCGCGCTCCGCGAGAAGCTGGCCGGCGGCCAGAGCTGA
- a CDS encoding MMPL family transporter — protein sequence MLAFWALVLAVGVVFGGRVFEGSVAATGSGGSESAAGTAVVQAADPVQGTVTAVVDGPAVDGAGVKAAVERASAEVAKLPGVVSVADTYASGGQLTASDGKASLVSVRMADGSTPKQLAAVTDRLEAIDADGAHTVVGGDLVLQQEVKDQTAKDTRFGEIVTLPLTLVVMVLVFGGLAAAGLPGIGAIASVGGALLAMFGFSKLMDIDTSVLPIATVLGLGLSIDYALLMVNRFREERGHGADIAQAVERTAATAGRTVAFSGLTVAVALSGLFVFTSPVFRAVAVAGVSVVVIAVAAALTLVPALLGFMGRRIKAPSAPVPDEGFFSRTVRRVQRRAVPVMLACVALLLAAGAPFLGSHFRNSGADVLPKSFASRQVAETVEARFPGQVPAAVQVVVEGTAQQAQEYADTVVAKLPGVAGVRAVSPVSDRVQTVDVLVKGDPQGAEAKRVVGGLRAERGGLDTYVTGDAASLVDFQHEIGSRGPWALGLVAAGTLVLLFLMTGSVVLPVKALLMNVLSLGASLGALTLVFQHGYFSSLLGFTPTGGLETVIPVLVFAFAFGLSMDYEVFLLSRIKELHDQGYDCAKSVELGLQRSGRIITSAGLLMVIVFAGFAAGQMLMVKQMGIALAVAVAVDATLVRTLLVPATMTLFGRLNWWAPAPLRRLHRIVGLHENVELPPLRPVVLPAPRLVKRRGLVGAP from the coding sequence GTGCTGGCGTTCTGGGCGCTGGTGCTCGCGGTGGGGGTGGTGTTCGGCGGGCGGGTGTTCGAGGGGTCGGTGGCGGCGACCGGGAGCGGCGGCTCGGAGTCGGCGGCGGGGACGGCGGTGGTGCAGGCCGCGGATCCGGTGCAGGGCACGGTGACGGCGGTGGTGGACGGGCCGGCCGTCGACGGGGCCGGGGTGAAGGCGGCGGTCGAGCGGGCGAGCGCGGAGGTGGCGAAGCTGCCGGGCGTGGTCTCGGTGGCGGACACGTACGCGTCGGGCGGGCAGTTGACCGCGAGCGATGGCAAGGCGTCGCTGGTGAGCGTGCGGATGGCGGACGGGTCGACGCCGAAGCAGCTGGCGGCGGTGACCGACCGGCTGGAGGCGATCGACGCGGACGGGGCGCACACCGTGGTCGGCGGCGACCTGGTGCTGCAGCAGGAGGTGAAGGACCAGACCGCGAAGGACACCCGGTTCGGCGAGATCGTGACGCTGCCGCTGACCCTGGTCGTGATGGTGCTGGTGTTCGGCGGGCTGGCCGCGGCGGGGCTGCCGGGGATCGGGGCGATCGCCTCGGTGGGCGGGGCGCTGCTGGCGATGTTCGGGTTCAGCAAGCTGATGGACATCGACACCTCGGTGCTGCCGATCGCCACGGTGCTGGGCCTGGGCCTGTCGATCGACTACGCGCTGCTGATGGTGAACCGGTTCCGGGAGGAGCGCGGCCACGGCGCGGACATCGCGCAGGCGGTGGAACGGACGGCGGCGACGGCCGGCCGGACGGTGGCGTTCTCGGGGCTGACGGTGGCGGTCGCGCTGAGCGGGCTGTTCGTGTTCACCAGTCCGGTGTTCCGGGCGGTCGCGGTGGCGGGCGTGAGCGTGGTGGTGATCGCGGTGGCGGCGGCGCTGACGCTGGTGCCGGCGCTGCTGGGCTTCATGGGGCGACGGATCAAGGCGCCGTCCGCGCCGGTCCCGGACGAGGGGTTCTTCTCCCGGACGGTGCGCCGGGTGCAGCGCCGGGCGGTGCCGGTGATGCTGGCGTGCGTGGCGCTGCTGCTGGCGGCGGGGGCGCCTTTCCTGGGCTCGCACTTCCGCAACTCGGGCGCCGACGTGCTGCCGAAGAGCTTCGCGTCCCGGCAGGTCGCGGAGACGGTCGAGGCGCGCTTCCCCGGCCAGGTGCCGGCGGCGGTGCAGGTGGTCGTCGAGGGGACGGCGCAGCAGGCGCAGGAGTACGCGGACACCGTGGTGGCGAAGCTGCCGGGGGTGGCCGGGGTGCGGGCGGTGTCGCCGGTCTCGGACCGGGTGCAGACCGTGGACGTGCTGGTGAAGGGCGACCCGCAGGGCGCGGAGGCGAAGCGGGTGGTGGGCGGGCTGCGCGCGGAGCGCGGCGGGCTGGACACGTACGTGACGGGCGACGCGGCGTCGCTGGTGGACTTCCAGCACGAGATCGGCTCGCGCGGGCCGTGGGCGCTGGGGCTGGTCGCGGCGGGGACGCTGGTGCTGCTGTTCCTGATGACCGGGTCGGTGGTGCTGCCGGTGAAGGCGCTGCTGATGAACGTGCTGTCGCTGGGGGCGTCGCTGGGCGCGCTGACCCTGGTGTTCCAGCACGGGTACTTCAGTTCGCTGCTGGGGTTCACGCCGACCGGCGGCCTGGAGACGGTGATCCCGGTGCTGGTGTTCGCCTTCGCGTTCGGGTTGTCGATGGACTACGAGGTGTTCCTGCTGTCGCGGATCAAGGAGCTGCACGACCAGGGCTACGACTGTGCGAAGTCGGTGGAGCTGGGCCTGCAGCGCAGCGGTCGGATCATCACCTCGGCCGGTTTGCTGATGGTGATCGTGTTCGCCGGGTTCGCGGCCGGGCAGATGCTGATGGTCAAGCAGATGGGCATCGCGCTGGCGGTGGCCGTCGCGGTGGACGCCACCCTGGTGCGCACCCTGCTGGTGCCCGCCACCATGACGCTGTTCGGCCGGCTCAACTGGTGGGCGCCCGCCCCGCTGCGCCGCCTGCACCGGATCGTCGGCCTGCACGAGAACGTCGAACTGCCGCCGCTGCGTCCCGTGGTGCTGCCCGCGCCGCGCCTGGTGAAACGGCGCGGGCTGGTGGGCGCGCCGTAG